The genome window ttccgacaacaAATTCCACTTtaatcatggtctaaattatccccctcagtattcgttaagatgtcactaacaccctgtttaattATATAGGTTCGGAGACTGATATccgacataataatattatgtcggaTATCAGCGGCATATCCGAGCTGTATTGTGTGACGGATGAAGCAGAGACTCGGTTGAGGAAGCTTAATTTAGACATTATGTTCCACACAGGATATttttttgccatacgcaataataatatcctagtatatattattttcattattatatataactGCTGAGAGCAGTTACATTCTTGAActtatatgttttaaaatgattcttgtatgtgtgcaataaagtattattttcgTCATGAATAGCGAAATACGCTCTGTCTCTTCACGTATGTACGTAGTTACAGAAATAATAAGCATAAAATATTCTTCAACATAATATTCAGGAACAAAGTAATTAAATGCCAAGTCAAACGACTGTCGTTTGAGTCTGAAAATGGTTCTTCCTTGTCGTGAAATGTCGTAACCGAGAAACTTTTGTCTCGAATACGACGTGTTACGAATTTCGTATCATATCACCCGACCACTCtaatgaaaatgttattatgACGGTGCGCCAACTTTGACTCGTACTTCTAACCACCTACAAAATATACCTCGGCACATAAGTTTATGATCAACAACAGGAGTCGAAATGAACCATAATAGAGACTAGAGAACCGGAGAAGAAATATGATTGGCTACCTGGTACTACACGTTTCGTTTATAAAGAGCatcataaaagtaaatattgaaagaaagaaataaaagagagagtgcaggtcgtgtcgtatcagcaGGTGAACGATTTGGCGGAAAGGAAAGAGGAATAACGATTACTCCGCAGGGAAGAGATATAGAGAAATAATGGGAGAGAAAAGCAACAAGCTGTCTTCTAAATAGGATATtaggattttatttttacataatcatCAGCGGAGCCAAGCgaagatttgtacttaaaagcttTGAACGCTAAATGATATATCTGACCAgccatcctgacgtcaggacCGCCGGTGTATTTCTATATCTCTATAACTATCATTCTGACACTGTTTGTCTGTCTGAAATATTTAGTTTGTTGTCcataaactaatttatttattaattatttatttacaaccaCGCACTATACagcattacagtaaaaaccaattcgctATACAGGTACATCAACTAATATTTACACTGATTAATTAAACTGTGCTTTTCTCATAACAAATAACTAGGAGTGCTACTTTTATGAACTCACTCAGAGCGCAGATGAGTAAATCCGTTGTTTCCGCTATGTGGTTATAGAGcagatatatatttattttatcttatattattaacattacaaattatataaaactaaacttaattaTTAACACTATTCACAACACTCCTAAAactaatatatatacttacGATTTGCATTTATATATGACGGTTCCATCTTTGGGCTTGGCGTTATTGATCGTAGAGGTAGTAAATATTGTGAATCTTCAACTATAACACCTTTAAGTGAAGACGCAGGCGGATCGTCATATAAAGGAACATCATCTTCAGTACTTCTAACTGGCGGACTGTCATATAAAGGGATATCGTCTGCGTTATTTCTTATTGGTGGATTGTCATATAAAGGAATATCGTCTACGGCATTTCTTATTGGCGGATTGTCATATAGAGGAATATCATCTGCGGTGCTTCTTACTGGCGGACTATCATAAACATCATCTCCATCTTCTATGTTAACCATATTATTTTCACAGTCTTTTGTATTCTCTTGGCTTGAAGATGTTTCTTTTGAAGACCCTTCTTTTTTCGTTTCTTTAAGACTTTCTCCGTTCACAACTGCGTCAGGTATTTGAACTGGAGTAGGATCATCAGGAGAAAGCGTATCGTATATGTCCAGATCTAGTTCAGGCGTGGAAGCAGATTTTTCTCTCGCCAAACCTTTTTTAATTCCACTTGGTCGCCGTTCAAAAGTCTCAATTTCGTTTATTAGTTCATTCAAATCTTTTGAACTTGTGCTATTTGCAACAAGGCGTTTACTCAGCACATCTCTGCATATCTGTCTCATTTGTTCAGGTAAAATCACGTTTGATGCGATACTTCTTTTCAGACTCGGATTGAGTTTGGATTGATACTTGTCTCGGTTAGATGTTGCCGCTTCATTTCTACAAATGTCTCTAATACTGCCAACATGTTTGAAATATGGTTCTTCTATCTTGATACTGTCACAGTCCGTGATTGTAGGTATTGGACATATTACAGTCGTCATTGATGGAACATCGTTTGATTCTTGACGATTTAACATGACTTTTTCGGTACTAATTTTATCCTTTGTGCCGAAAAACTTATACTCAGTACCTTTAGCTTTCTTTAGCAAGTAGCATAAAACTAGTATGATAATAAACATAACGATCATTGATGTTCCCATTAGGCAAACACCATATGTAGGTATATGAACTCGTGACATTATGGTCGGTTCTGTTATTGTCGTTGGTGTTCTGATTGTTGCCAAAGTTGTTGATTGGACCGTTGATAAAGTTGTTGATAAATACATAGACTTTGTTACCGCAGTGTTGAGAGTGCTTGTCGGCGATGAAATTGGcgctaaaatataaataaatgcaacaaattacttaaaaataactcAACacagtttatatattatattgtaagtcTGTGTAAAAATCTGAGTAATAAGATTCATTGCGACCAGCACTGGtgcgtattttttgttttgttatgttatgatgtttCATGAATATACCCTGAAGTCATCCTTTAATGACTTTTGGTGCAAATGTTATACTTAGTTGTATAGCCTATTTCCTTATCAAACgggaaaataatttacaataggTGTAACTACTATGGACTCAATAAAATCCATAaggagaaaaaaatatgttgtttcgcatatttaaattattaataagtatactcgggttttaatgatatttccggTATCATTTCAACAAACGTAAAtgcttataagtaagtagttataattataattattttccactACTTTGCATTATGTCATCTCTTTTCAAATGCCTGGGGTACGAAGTAtacaaacaagaaacaagaaacaaga of Pectinophora gossypiella chromosome 16, ilPecGoss1.1, whole genome shotgun sequence contains these proteins:
- the LOC126373837 gene encoding uncharacterized protein LOC126373837 produces the protein MDIDNSNAVLSLTPISSPTSTLNTAVTKSMYLSTTLSTVQSTTLATIRTPTTITEPTIMSRVHIPTYGVCLMGTSMIVMFIIILVLCYLLKKAKGTEYKFFGTKDKISTEKVMLNRQESNDVPSMTTVICPIPTITDCDSIKIEEPYFKHVGSIRDICRNEAATSNRDKYQSKLNPSLKRSIASNVILPEQMRQICRDVLSKRLVANSTSSKDLNELINEIETFERRPSGIKKGLAREKSASTPELDLDIYDTLSPDDPTPVQIPDAVVNGESLKETKKEGSSKETSSSQENTKDCENNMVNIEDGDDVYDSPPVRSTADDIPLYDNPPIRNAVDDIPLYDNPPIRNNADDIPLYDSPPVRSTEDDVPLYDDPPASSLKGVIVEDSQYLLPLRSITPSPKMEPSYINANRKYIY